The sequence below is a genomic window from Oreochromis aureus strain Israel breed Guangdong linkage group 12, ZZ_aureus, whole genome shotgun sequence.
agtggtgctccggcgatgcgctgggcagttttcaccaccctctgcaacgccttccggtccgaggcagagcagttcccgtaccagactgttatacagtctGGTATATACTGTTATTGTATGTTGTATCTTCACAGAGTATTTTGTTTGCACTAGTCATTGTCCGAGAGACAAAATTGCActcagttacagaataacagaCATCACAGCTACATACACATGAAATATGAGACagattttatcatctaaaacatttttataatgtTGAAATTTTCATTCAGCTGTGGGAAAATATCTTGAAATTCATTTAAGGCTCAGTAACAGCACAGGTGAAATTTTCCAAATATACTGAGGCAACTATGATTATTTTATGATTGTTTTACAAACTCCTGACCTATTACCATTTTATATAcatgaactgtttttgtttacagTATGATTCTAGTGATACTGGGAGCACACTCCCTCAGGAAAGTGGAAGTTGATTCTTGGCAGGTCAGAGTGGTTGAGAAACAATTTCCTCATCCTGGCTATGACAGAGTAACCAAGGTCAATGACCTCATGTTGCTCAAGGTAAGTTGATAATTCACTGATCAATACCAAGTGAAGCAAAAGTTACCCTCCTGAAACccagaataaaaatactttattaaattttattttcagataatttaaatatttggtttcaaaaaaacatgttgtatcttttttattgttatttatttatcttttgtcCCTTGAAGTGGACATAAAGTCTTGTTAGATCACAAAATGATATGATGAAGCAGAGTGATATTAAGAGCTGTCAGGGCCTGAcattagagcaggggtgtccaagTCCAGTCCTccagagctactgtcctgcagctttagATGCAGCCTTGCtccgacacacctgaatcaaatggacACCCCTGCATTAGAGCAGCAAGGTGAAAGTTCAGAAGGAGGACATACCAGCTTTTGAGGACCCTGAGAAGGGGCAAAATGATGACAGATAGTGTCCATTGTGGATAAGAAGTATTGTATAAGCTGGGGCTTTGAGGTTCTGGAATTTGGTTTATCAACCACCATATAGGAGACAAGCCTGTGAAGAAAAACGTCTTTTCAGGCTCCTCAAAAGCTGATATGTCCTCTGAGCTTTCACCTTCCTGCTCTGATGTCTGGTCTCCCTTCACCTCAACCCCTGACAGTAGGAAGACAGACTCCCCTTCCGTagtttctttctgcttttctcccTAATCTCTGATTTCCTGAAGTATGGACATTGGTTGGAAATGTGAGGTAAATCCTGCTGTCCACTACAAAGGACAATGaataagttttgttttggaaGGGGTAAAATTACTGTGCAATTCTGAAATCCTACTAAATCAAAGTTGAGGCTCCcaaattgaagaaaaaaaaaaaaatttaactagcagaattataatatttgttaaaaaaaaagtatcacttaacccccctcccccccactCTCAGACTCATGTCCTTGACAGAGGACAAAAATTAATTGCTGGGTATTACTACGAGGATAAAAGGTAAAAGCAGACTTATTCGctttaatgtatttttgtgtATGTATAATTAGATTTTTCAGTAAGTTACAACACCTATTTtccatttacaaaacaaaatgtataaatacaTGAGTGGGGGTTCAAGACTTTAGCACAGTGCTGCATGAATACTTACATCATGACCTGCTCTGTAAAGGTCAAATATAAACAGTCATTATGAGTATGTAAAATGTCCATTTGATTATTgttcagcttaaaaaaaaagtgatgctAACCACGACAGTGAAGCGTCTCCGGTTGGGCAACACCGTCAAGGAGCCTCCAGCTGGCAGCAAATGTATGGTGGCTGGATGGGGACTAACCAAAAACAACCAACCATCTGATGTCCTCATGTCTGCCAATGTGACTGTGATCGACAGAGAGAAATGCAACTCTTATTATCGTACTGTTATCACCAGCGACATGATATGTGCTGGTTCAACTGGTAAAAAAAAGGTTGATGTCTGTAGTGTAAGtatatagagtgtgtgtgtatttttattagttttctgAATTAAACAGGCATTCAGCTCAACACTCTTTTGGCTTTTTCACATTGTCatgtatttaatatatataCTTAGTGCTTATTTGCTTATTATATTGCTTTATGTGTAGGCCTTTATAAACCAGAAGAACGAGGTCAAAGGGTGATAGGTTGCCTTGGCAACAGACCTCAGAAAGGGGAAGTTATTGTAAGCTGCACAAGACGTTTTAGTgcacaggcatattaataaatcagacacagaaaagaggaacttgtTCCATATAAGGGTTTGTTTGTATCGAAACTATGGGTGACGTGTTGCAAAATATATATAGCGAGACAGGCTCCTGATGCCCCAGAAGTGAGCtggcgtttgtgtgtgtgctcagtCTCCATTTTCcggaaaatgtaaaattaaagatcatttttgAGTTAGACCATTTTGAGCCGTgtctttctttgccttaaagaatacaaagaacTGGGATTTAATAACATCCACGAGTAGTCAAAGAATGACTACCATGTATTTGTTCTTGCTGCAGGGGGATTCAGGAGGGCCACTGTTGTGCAATGGGGAGCTGGTTGGAGCTACTTCTTTTGGAAGGAAGTGTGAGAGTAAAGAGAACGTACCGGGAGTCTACGCATTCATCTCAAACAAACAACTCAACTGGATCAAAGAAACAATGAAGTCATATGAAATGCCATGAATCCACAGGCATCAATACATATGAGCTAAGCAAGACAAAAATCTTTGATGCTTTTATGCTTAATCTGTCACTGCTTTCACCATAGAGACTACACATATATGATATCAACCCTCTCATGGTTAGTACTATCCACTGCAGAAACATAAAACCAGATCCTATTTGTAGCCTTTCTCTTGGACAATCATTGTGATGGTTTGTGGATTATTTCATTTTCCAGAATTGCGTTTTGGCTGCTGTTGCTGTAGAGTCTACATAAATGTGGCTATTTCTGAAAGAATTTCTACAAGAACAGTTcctaaaataattttttcttgCAGTGGAAAATGACCTTTACCCATCTTTTATTGTCTTACTTGTGAAAAGATAATACTTACTACTGTTAACTAGAAAATTGACATAAAAAATTTGTTTATGAAAACCCCCAGCAACATTTTTATATACCTTTTACATTTTCTACTTTCTAATAAAACTAACAGCATGAATAAAAAagatctctttctttctctctttcgtTGTTTGTACTGCAATTCTTTCAAAATTGTCTTTTTACACTAACTCctaaatctttaaaaatgtttgtgcccCAAAACTAATAGtttagtcttttatttttagtattcaaatttaataacttttaataacttttaacttttaatttcttttaaagaaacatttttgtaATTGTATCTTCAGAAGGCAAACAAGCAGATGCATGATGTGATTATTCTCTGATCTTATTGTCAGAGTTATATTattggattgtcatttatgcttagattttcgccattcaaactttaaaaaacattctgctatttctgcttaTGTcggttatgacttttggtgctcataacttctatactttttaggatattgaattttttttgcaatattttttgcccatttcttccacattatcagtggggtcACTGATTTTGCTCGCCGGGCttagctgtgttttagctcagtgagatgagcagccattctcagactgggaggcccgggttcaaatcccgcttgtggcaacaatattttcagtacTCAGTTgaactttttaactcttttcaacacagatttcagctgcttcaccccttttca
It includes:
- the LOC120443045 gene encoding granzyme A-like, which gives rise to MFCKSYFSVFVSCVLLMIIQPGHGSEIIGGKEVKPHSLPFMARVTSDQSSCGGTLIHPQWVLTAAHCTDMILVILGAHSLRKVEVDSWQVRVVEKQFPHPGYDRVTKVNDLMLLKLKKKVMLTTTVKRLRLGNTVKEPPAGSKCMVAGWGLTKNNQPSDVLMSANVTVIDREKCNSYYRTVITSDMICAGSTGKKKVDVCSGDSGGPLLCNGELVGATSFGRKCESKENVPGVYAFISNKQLNWIKETMKSYEMP